The following proteins are co-located in the Ailuropoda melanoleuca isolate Jingjing chromosome 13, ASM200744v2, whole genome shotgun sequence genome:
- the DEFB129 gene encoding beta-defensin 129 → MKLLFPIFASLLLQYQVNTEYFGLRRCLMGFGRCKDHCAVDEKEIQKCKKKKCCIGPKMVQMITNYMQNEMSNTLGEGSQEHLQTTKNSDAEIQTKSQILSLLPQIKRMSPFAHSNTLISPNATNVNSLLTNPVFSGNISYTAVATKRDTKESRNSAADSPQPAPPPQMLPTT, encoded by the exons ATGAAGCTCCTTTTTCCTATCTTTGCCAGCCTCCTGCTACAGTACCAGGTGAACACAG AGTACTTCGGCTTGAGACGATGTTTAATGGGTTTTGGAAGATGCAAAGACCACTGTGCTGTGGATGAAAAAGAGATACagaaatgcaagaagaaaaaatgttgcaTTGGACCAAAAATGGTTCAAATGATAACAAACTACATGCAAAATGAAATGTCCAACACACTTGGAGAAGGCTCCCAAGAAcacctacaaactaccaagaaTTCTGATGCTGAGATACAAACAAAAAGTCAGATTTTATCTCTTCTCCCCCAAATCAAACGCATGAGCCCTTTTGCCCACAGCAACACCCTCATCAGCCCAAACGCCACCAATGTAAACTCTCTCCTCACCAACCCTGTGTTCTCAGGAAATATTTCATATACTGCTGTTGCTACCAAGAGAGACaccaaagaaagcagaaactcAGCTGCTGACTCCCCACAACCAGCACCACCGCCACAGATGCTACCAACGACATGA
- the DEFB132 gene encoding beta-defensin 132 — protein sequence MKLLLLVFASFGFLVTPASGGGARCTLRFPGRCKMYCNSQERSIFTCDRYKLCCIKDPLRTTAPPPVHEAKKPCRETTKSQNDEHQTARIPKPLSFLSIQRNYRTPIKG from the exons ATGAAGCTCCTGCTCCTGGTCTTTGCATCCTTTGGATTCCTGGTGACTCCAG CCAGCGGGGGCGGGGCAAGGTGCACGCTCAGGTTCCCGGGGCGCTGCAAGATGTACTGCAACTCCCAGGAAAGATCCATATTCACCTGCGACAGGTACAAACTGTGCTGTATCAAAGACCCCTTAAGGACCACCGCGCCACCTCCTGTCCACGAAGCTAAGAAACCCTGCAGAGAAACTACAAAAAGCCAAAATGACGAGCATCAAACGGCTAGAATACCAAAACCACTGTCATTTCTAAGTATTCAACGTAACTATCGTACCCCTATAAAGGGCTGA